In Minwuia thermotolerans, the following are encoded in one genomic region:
- a CDS encoding aminotransferase class I/II-fold pyridoxal phosphate-dependent enzyme translates to MNDDASLPPEALVGSLRDYRIIEGADLLGRTEAFFDWQNLRRRHDLWPYSRSTATAPKSSCSAFDDTGKDVQGVNFASQDYLSLASHPAIKEAAIRAITDFGAHSAGSAALLGNTGLSLRLEAEISGFLGRDHTVLYPTGWSAGFGVVQGLVRPDDHVVMDVLAHSCMQQGAAAATKNIHLHGHLNLDGVRRKLKRIRDKDAKNGILVVTESLFSMDSDTPKLRELQNLCHEFGAILLVDAAHDLGCMGEDGRGQLGLQNMIDDVDIIVGSFSKTFASNGGFVTAGSRAVKEYLKYYSAPQTFSNALSPMQAAVVLKAFEIVRSDEGRQLRRDLMNNTLYLREQLKEARFDVSGDPSAIVPVHIGAEGHARMAAQELAKRGAIANLVEYPAVARGGARFRLQVMARHHKAEIDHLVGRMREAVDEAEIRFRPHRGAAPAKAARAARAA, encoded by the coding sequence ATGAACGACGACGCCAGCCTTCCTCCCGAAGCGCTCGTGGGCAGCCTCAGGGATTACCGCATCATCGAAGGCGCCGACCTCCTCGGTCGCACGGAAGCCTTCTTCGACTGGCAGAACCTGCGCCGCCGCCACGATCTCTGGCCCTATTCCCGCTCCACGGCCACCGCGCCGAAGTCCTCCTGCAGCGCCTTCGACGACACCGGCAAGGATGTGCAGGGCGTCAACTTCGCCTCTCAGGACTATCTCAGCCTGGCTTCGCATCCGGCCATCAAGGAGGCTGCGATCCGGGCGATCACCGATTTCGGCGCCCACAGCGCCGGTTCGGCGGCGTTGCTCGGCAATACCGGCCTGTCTCTGCGGCTGGAAGCCGAGATCTCCGGCTTTCTGGGCCGCGATCACACGGTGCTCTATCCCACGGGCTGGTCCGCCGGCTTCGGCGTCGTCCAGGGCCTGGTGCGGCCCGACGATCACGTGGTCATGGACGTGCTGGCCCATAGCTGCATGCAGCAGGGCGCGGCCGCCGCGACGAAGAACATCCACCTGCACGGCCACCTCAACCTGGATGGCGTGCGGCGCAAGCTGAAGCGGATCCGCGACAAGGATGCGAAGAACGGCATCCTCGTCGTCACCGAGAGCCTGTTCTCCATGGACTCCGACACGCCGAAGCTGCGCGAACTGCAGAATCTCTGCCACGAGTTCGGCGCCATCCTTCTGGTCGACGCCGCGCACGACCTGGGCTGCATGGGCGAGGATGGCCGTGGCCAGCTTGGCCTGCAGAACATGATCGACGACGTCGACATCATCGTCGGCAGCTTCTCCAAGACCTTCGCTTCCAATGGCGGCTTCGTGACCGCCGGGTCGCGGGCGGTGAAGGAGTACCTGAAGTACTACAGCGCGCCGCAGACCTTCTCCAACGCGCTCTCGCCCATGCAGGCGGCGGTCGTGCTGAAGGCCTTCGAGATCGTCCGCTCCGATGAGGGCCGTCAGCTGCGCCGCGATCTGATGAACAACACCCTCTATCTGCGCGAGCAGCTCAAGGAGGCGCGCTTCGACGTTTCCGGCGATCCTTCGGCGATCGTGCCGGTGCATATCGGCGCCGAGGGCCATGCCCGCATGGCGGCCCAGGAACTGGCCAAGCGCGGGGCCATCGCCAACCTGGTGGAGTATCCGGCCGTCGCCCGCGGCGGCGCGCGGTTCCGCCTGCAGGTCATGGCACGGCACCACAAGGCCGAGATCGACCATCTGGTCGGCCGTATGCGCGAAGCGGTGGACGAGGCGGAAATCCGCTTCCGCCCGCACCGCGGCGCTGCGCCGGCGAAGGCCGCCCGCGCGGCCCGCGCCGCCTGA
- a CDS encoding response regulator: MTSPSAVPRLLAIDDDADSAELVARVAARAGFEADWIADPRLAAETVSRVGPDVVTLDLCMPDLDALDVLGELREAGFDGAILIVSGQPDSIRNAAARLAEANGHEVAGNFRKPVDVAAMRRRLFDIAAARAGGGARSGG, translated from the coding sequence ATGACCTCGCCATCGGCCGTCCCGCGACTGCTGGCCATTGACGACGACGCCGATTCCGCTGAGCTGGTCGCCCGCGTCGCGGCCCGCGCCGGCTTCGAGGCGGACTGGATCGCCGATCCGCGTCTGGCCGCCGAGACGGTCTCGCGGGTCGGTCCCGACGTCGTCACCCTGGACCTCTGCATGCCGGACCTGGACGCGCTGGACGTGCTGGGCGAACTCCGCGAGGCCGGCTTCGACGGCGCCATCCTGATCGTTTCCGGTCAGCCCGACAGCATCCGCAACGCCGCGGCCCGTCTCGCCGAGGCGAACGGCCACGAGGTCGCGGGCAATTTCCGCAAGCCGGTGGATGTCGCGGCCATGCGCAGGCGGCTGTTCGACATCGCCGCGGCCCGCGCCGGAGGCGGCGCGCGAAGCGGCGGCTGA